The DNA sequence TGGCCGCAAGGCCGTTAGCGCGGAAAACGCCCGAGCCCTCGACCCGCTACTGCGAGATTTCTTGTCCTGGCAGCCGTTCATACCGACCGACCGCAGAGGCAAGATCGACCTGAAGGGCTTTGCCGAACTGCTGGCCCCGCTCTGCCGAATGCTGCGCGATGATGTAACGGAGGCGCTTCGGAATGCGGATTCTCCGATGCACGCCATTGCCAGGGATTGGGGACACTCTCTTTTCGCCGATGCTTCCGACGAGCAATTCGCAGATGCCTACGCCCAGACTGTGACTTTCGCTCTTCTCCTCGCCCGCAGCGAAGGCGCTGAGCCGCTATCCTCAGACACCGCCCGGCAGATGCTGGACAGCCACCACGCTCTGCTGGGCCGAGCACTGGCAGTCCTTACTGATTTCCAGGTCAAAGCTG is a window from the bacterium genome containing:
- a CDS encoding DNA methyltransferase; its protein translation is MTIHQALQTFAEAVKAKMTAMTPGEPEDQLRAPFESFMSEAGSALGGTVVCKGETRLPDRLGKPDYAIHFNGLLAGYVELKAPGIGANPRRYTGHNREQWKRFQLLPNVLYCDGNEWALYRNGELVHRLVRLSGDVTCDGRKAVSAENARALDPLLRDFLSWQPFIPTDRRGKIDLKGFAELLAPLCRMLRDDVTEALRNADSPMHAIARDWGHSLFADASDEQFADAYAQTVTFALLLARSEGAEPLSSDTARQMLDSHHALLGRALAVLTDFQVKA